One region of Hymenobacter sediminicola genomic DNA includes:
- a CDS encoding TonB-dependent receptor: MSLSVLMRFSTLLFAFVSVWSIAGVAVAQAQERYTLSGYVRGGASRERLPGASVAVPSLVAGATADSTGFYSLRLPAGRHQVVISFIGYETQTRDLTLTHNQRLSFTLPESSNTLGEVVVEASGTLEQKLQTTQMSVERLTSKEAKLLPALFGEVDLLKTLQLKPGVQNGGEGTSGLFVRGGSSDQNLVLVDDAVVYNPNHLFGLFSVFNPDAVQSVDLYKGGFPAQYGGRLSSVIDVKLREGNNQKFVTSGGIGLISSRLTVEGPIVKDKGSFILSGRRTYFDVFTRQINKLNEGNVDYNPIPDYYFYDFNAKGNYKLGEKDQVFLSGYYGRDIFGFNSQGGFNFNFSWGNTVGAARWNHVFNKRLYLNTTASYTRYQYGITNALDQFSFNLSSDIQDLALRTDLDYTPNDRHAFKFGAQLISHDFGVGRLQAGSGDGSLNLGSDVGYTGQEGGLYASDNFKATDKLQLDYGLRLTGFRSGSDAYGGIEPRASARYSLTPKTSIKGSYALMYQYVHLVTNSGATLPTDIWYPSRLSVKPQRSQQAAAGVSFLLGDGKYLLTNEVYYKWSQNQVDFKDGAQLFVNPDLDQEFLFGKGWAYGNELYLEKKSGRTTGWVGYTLSWSKRQFLPQRGTTGINEGRVFYPNYDRRHNITVVLLHQLTERLNLTGSFVYTTGNATTLPSGRFNVQDVFGGDLSVAPIYPDRNSFRLAPYNRLDLGLVWKLKPNRWFPESDLTFSVYNAYNRRNPYFVYFDQVKNEATGQVLNYRARQVSLFPTIPAVTYNFKF, translated from the coding sequence TTGTCCTTATCTGTGCTGATGCGTTTTTCGACTCTTCTATTTGCTTTTGTCTCAGTATGGAGCATAGCCGGCGTAGCTGTGGCCCAGGCGCAGGAGCGCTACACGTTGAGTGGCTACGTACGCGGCGGCGCCAGCCGTGAGCGGCTGCCCGGCGCCTCGGTGGCCGTGCCCAGCCTGGTAGCTGGTGCCACCGCCGACTCTACCGGTTTTTACTCGCTCAGGCTGCCAGCCGGCCGGCACCAGGTGGTTATTTCCTTTATCGGCTACGAAACCCAGACCCGAGACCTGACCCTGACGCACAATCAGCGGCTGTCGTTTACGCTACCAGAGTCCAGCAACACGCTGGGCGAAGTGGTGGTAGAGGCCTCGGGCACGCTGGAGCAGAAGCTGCAGACCACCCAGATGAGTGTGGAGCGCCTGACTTCCAAAGAGGCAAAACTGCTGCCGGCCCTGTTTGGCGAAGTGGACTTGCTCAAGACCCTACAGCTGAAACCCGGCGTGCAGAATGGCGGCGAAGGCACCTCCGGCCTATTTGTGCGCGGTGGCTCCTCCGACCAGAATCTGGTGCTCGTGGACGATGCAGTGGTCTATAACCCCAACCACTTGTTCGGGCTGTTTTCGGTGTTCAACCCCGATGCAGTGCAAAGCGTGGACCTCTACAAAGGCGGATTTCCGGCGCAATACGGGGGCCGGCTTTCGTCGGTGATAGATGTGAAGCTGCGCGAAGGCAACAACCAGAAATTCGTGACCAGCGGCGGCATCGGCCTGATTTCGTCGCGCCTGACGGTGGAAGGCCCGATTGTGAAGGATAAAGGCTCGTTCATTCTGTCGGGGCGGCGCACGTATTTCGATGTATTCACGCGCCAGATCAACAAGCTAAACGAAGGCAACGTCGACTACAACCCCATTCCCGACTATTATTTCTACGACTTCAACGCGAAGGGCAATTACAAGCTCGGAGAGAAGGACCAAGTGTTTCTGAGCGGCTACTATGGGCGCGACATTTTCGGGTTCAACTCGCAGGGCGGTTTCAATTTCAACTTCAGCTGGGGCAATACGGTGGGCGCGGCCCGCTGGAACCACGTGTTCAACAAGCGCCTCTACCTGAATACTACCGCCTCGTACACGCGCTACCAGTACGGCATCACCAACGCGCTGGACCAGTTCAGCTTCAATCTGTCGTCGGATATTCAGGATCTGGCGCTGCGCACCGACCTCGACTATACGCCCAACGACCGGCACGCCTTCAAATTCGGAGCGCAGCTCATCAGCCACGATTTTGGGGTCGGGCGCCTACAGGCTGGCTCCGGCGACGGCAGCCTCAACCTGGGCTCCGATGTTGGCTATACCGGCCAGGAAGGTGGCCTCTACGCCTCCGACAACTTCAAGGCAACCGACAAGCTGCAGCTCGACTACGGCCTGCGCCTGACGGGTTTCCGCAGTGGCTCCGACGCGTATGGCGGCATTGAGCCCCGCGCTTCGGCCCGCTATTCTCTCACGCCCAAAACGTCCATCAAAGGCAGCTATGCGCTGATGTACCAGTACGTGCACCTTGTCACGAACTCCGGCGCCACGCTCCCTACCGATATTTGGTACCCCTCCCGGCTGTCGGTGAAGCCGCAACGCTCCCAGCAGGCCGCGGCCGGTGTGAGCTTTCTGCTGGGCGACGGCAAATACCTGCTCACCAACGAGGTGTACTACAAATGGAGCCAGAATCAGGTTGATTTCAAGGATGGCGCCCAGCTATTTGTGAATCCGGACCTAGACCAGGAATTCTTGTTTGGCAAGGGCTGGGCCTACGGCAACGAACTGTATCTGGAGAAAAAATCGGGCCGGACGACGGGCTGGGTAGGCTACACGCTCAGCTGGAGCAAGCGGCAGTTCTTGCCGCAACGTGGCACCACCGGCATCAACGAGGGCCGCGTGTTTTACCCCAACTACGACCGGCGCCACAATATTACAGTAGTGCTGCTGCACCAGCTGACGGAGCGCCTCAACCTGACTGGTTCGTTTGTGTACACCACCGGCAATGCTACCACGCTCCCATCCGGCCGCTTCAATGTGCAGGACGTGTTTGGCGGTGACCTATCGGTGGCTCCCATCTACCCCGACCGGAACTCCTTCCGGTTGGCGCCCTACAACCGCCTCGACCTGGGCCTGGTGTGGAAGCTGAAGCCCAATCGCTGGTTTCCGGAGTCAGACCTGACATTCAGCGTGTACAATGCCTACAACCGCCGCAACCCCTACTTCGTGTATTTCGACCAAGTGAAAAACGAAGCCACCGGCCAGGTGCTCAACTACCGCGCCCGCCAGGTTTCGCTGTTTCCTACCATTCCGGCCGTTACCTACAATTTCAAGTTTTGA